The genomic region AATCGGCCTTTGCCTGGCTTAAAGATAGGAGCAACTGGAAGCGGCAAAGATTCGCGTGAAAGAGTGTTATTCGCGAGAAAATAGCCTGGCGTCCCCGACTTCCATCCGTTCCAAACCGCCAGCGCCGTGAAATAAGGCGGTTTGCACACCACGCCGTAATAATATCCAATCTTGGCGTCTTGCCGATATTTGCCATCGTGCTTGGTGGCAAGATAGATAAATTTCGTTCCGTCCGGCGAGAGATCGCTCCAATTCTCATAGACGCGTCCCTTGAACCATTGCCCCTGCTCAAACGTATCGTCCTGGGTATTCCATTTGATGAGCTGGACTTGTTTGGAGGGGCCTCGCCTCAAAAGCACCCCGATGGGCGCTTCGGAGGCGAGGAACCCATGCAGACGGCATGGGGGCGGCGCGGTGCGGTTAATCTTGTCCATGGAGAGAGTCTAGCACGGCGGCGCAAAAAAAGCCGGGCGCATGCGCGTCCGGCTAAGGAGATTGTTCAGATCTGGTTTTATAATCGGAATAAAACCTGGTAATCTTTAGAGGGATTTTCGGTGAAGTTTCAGCGGGGCGAGCGAACTGGAATATTCAGTCAAAGGAGACAGATTCATGGACGAATTGAACGAACAGATCCGCGAGCTGATCGCGATTGCGCGGCAATGGGATAAAGATGAAGCGTTTGCGTATTGGGCGGATCAATGGCTCTCGGGAGACGATCAAAGCGCGGGATCGGCGCAGCGGATGAATACAATGCTGCGTGAGCGCATCGATCCCGCTGCCGTGTACACGACGGGGTCTTCCGATTTCTTCGCCAACGCCGCCGTCGCCGCGACCGACGCCGTGATGCTCCTGCATACGGATTTGCCTCTGGAGGATAAGCATTCGACAATCGAGGCCCTTCTGAACAACACCCGGCTGTCGATTGACGATTACCAAAAAACGCTCGACTGCTGATCTGCTGCACGGAATACAACGCCATCATCATGGATCTTGCCGTGGTTCGAGCGTGTTCTTTGCTCTTGCGGACAAAGGTTTTGATGAGACCTGATACGAAAGGGCAAGACAGATGAATATCTCGAAGACTCAAAGGTTCGGATTTACGCTGATTGAACTGCTTGTCGTAATTGCAATCATCTCGATCATCGCCGCGATTCTCTTTCCCGTATTCGCCAAGGCGCGGGAAAAGGCGCGCCAGACCGCGTGTACGAGTAACCTCAAGCAATTGGGGATCGCCACGATGCAGTATGCGCAGGACAACGACGAAGCGCTCATCCCCGGATGCTATGAGGGGCCTCAGGCATGGGGCGGCCGGATTTACCCCTATGTCAAAAGCACGGGCGCGTATGGCTGCCTCGATGACTCGACGGCGCATGTCGCGGGCGCGCCGGCGGTTTCCTATGGAATGAACCAGGATCTGGTGACGGGAGCGTCGTTTTCCAAGGCGGTGACGCTGGCGGGGCTCAATGCGCCGTCGAGCACGGTGCTGCTGTTCGAGGTAAGCGGAACCCCGGTCGATGTGACTAACGATCGGGAGTCGACCGTGGATCTTCACTTCGGCGGTCCGCCCAGCGGTTATATCTCGGCCTGTGGAGACGGTTATCAGGAGCTCCATTCGCGCTGGGGCGGTCCGGATACGACGACCACTCCGCCCACCGATGTTCATCTCGCCACCGGAAATTCACTCGGCGGGCGCGTGGGATACGGCGGTCCGGGGCGCCATACCGAAGGAGCTGTCTGGCTCGCCGCCGACGGGCACGCCAAATGGCTGCGGCCGTCGCAGATCTCGACGGGACCGACGGCCAAAAGCGCGGCGGACGCGCAGGATCAGGCGGGATCGGAAGCCGCCGGGACGTCCAATCTGACGTTCTCCGGCGGCGCGCACGCGAGCCTGACGTTCAGCCCTATATAGAAGGAATTCCTGGCCTGTTCAGGATAATTGGATCTAAATTTTCGGTCCATTCAGAGCGCCCGGCGATTAAAATTGCGGCTAGTACCGTGTTAAGTTGATTTCTAGCACTTTGTGCAAGCGCCTGGCGAATGAATTCGCGGCTAAAAGTACGGTCACCCGCCTGCGCGGGTTCAGAAGTCCGCGAAGGCGGACGGCCGTTTTTGTAGGCGCGAATTCATTCGCCGGCTTCTGACGAGCAAACGCTATAAATCAACTTAACACGATACTAGAAGTGCACGATGTGCCCCTCCGGGCACTCCAGAAACTTGGCGATTGCGTTTCTTTTCTGGAGTCGGCGGAGGCCGACATCGTGTACTTCTAGCCGCGATTTTAATCGCCAGGCTTGATCGCTGACGCGAATGTGAAATATCGATGCGATTGCCCGGTGGGCTCGGTCGCAAGCGGTTGACAGCCCCATCCCCGTGTGCTAAACTACTTCGGATTCGAACCCCTGTTTTTGAACTGGAGCGCCATTCGCTTGACTGTACCCGCCACCCCTGTTTCCTCCTCCGCGCGCGCCGCCGTGACGGTGCGTGAATTGAACCTGCCCACGGATCGGGATCTGTGGAACACCTTCGTCGGCTTCGTTCCGGAAGGCGATGTTTTGCAGGCCTGGGAGTGGGGCGGAGTGAAGAGCGCGGACTGGAGCCCGATCCGCTATGGCGTCTTTCGCGGCGGGGAAATCGCCGGCGGCGCGGCGATCCTCTGCCGCAAGCTCCCCGTGGTCGGCAACTTCTTCTACGCTCCGCGCGGCCCGCTGCTGAAGGATTGGACCGACACCGAAGCGCTCAAAGCGCTGCTCGCGGCGATCAAGGAGCGTGGGAAGAAGGAAGGCGCGGCGTTCCTCAAGATCGATCCCGCCGTCCCGATCGAGCGCGAGGATGTGGCGGCGCTGCTGGCGGCGCAGGGCTTCGCCCCGCCGCCGGACGCCGATCCGCAGGGCTTTGGCGGCACCCAGCCGCGCTGCGTGATGCAGCTGGACCTCGCGGGGCGCACGCTGGAGCAGATCCTGGCCGCCTGTAAGTCTCAGACACGCCGCAATATCAAGCTTTCGACCGAAAAACACGGCGTACGATTGGTTGAGAACCCGACGCGCGACGATCTCAAGATCTTCAACGATCTGATGAAGACGACGGGCGAGCGCGACGGCTTTCGCCCGCGCGGCCTGGGATACTTCGAGACCCTGTGGGACAACCTGGTCTCAGCGGGCCTCGCCAAGCTCTTTCTCACCGAATACGAAGGCGAGAAGCTTTCGGGCGCCTTGTGCTTTATCATCGGCGATAAATCCTGGTACGTCTACGGCGCATCGTCCAACGAGCACCGCAACGTGATGCCCAACTACGCCATGCAGTGGGCGATGATCCGCTGGGCCAAAGACCAGGGCTGTACGTGGTACGACTTCCGAGGCGTCAGTCCCCGCCGACGCCAGGAAGGCGAATCGTCGGCGGAATTGGAAAAGGAAGATCACCTGCAAGGTCTCAATCGATTCAAAGAGGGCTTCGGCACACGCTATGTCGAGTACCTCGGCGAATTCGATCTGGTGTATAAGCCGATCGCCTACTGGGCTTATACAAACGGCAAGCCGACCGCACAGCGCTGGGTGCGGAAGCTGAAGGGCGGCGGGAAATAATCCGCC from Capsulimonas corticalis harbors:
- a CDS encoding DUF1559 domain-containing protein, whose protein sequence is MNISKTQRFGFTLIELLVVIAIISIIAAILFPVFAKAREKARQTACTSNLKQLGIATMQYAQDNDEALIPGCYEGPQAWGGRIYPYVKSTGAYGCLDDSTAHVAGAPAVSYGMNQDLVTGASFSKAVTLAGLNAPSSTVLLFEVSGTPVDVTNDRESTVDLHFGGPPSGYISACGDGYQELHSRWGGPDTTTTPPTDVHLATGNSLGGRVGYGGPGRHTEGAVWLAADGHAKWLRPSQISTGPTAKSAADAQDQAGSEAAGTSNLTFSGGAHASLTFSPI
- a CDS encoding lipid II:glycine glycyltransferase FemX is translated as MTVPATPVSSSARAAVTVRELNLPTDRDLWNTFVGFVPEGDVLQAWEWGGVKSADWSPIRYGVFRGGEIAGGAAILCRKLPVVGNFFYAPRGPLLKDWTDTEALKALLAAIKERGKKEGAAFLKIDPAVPIEREDVAALLAAQGFAPPPDADPQGFGGTQPRCVMQLDLAGRTLEQILAACKSQTRRNIKLSTEKHGVRLVENPTRDDLKIFNDLMKTTGERDGFRPRGLGYFETLWDNLVSAGLAKLFLTEYEGEKLSGALCFIIGDKSWYVYGASSNEHRNVMPNYAMQWAMIRWAKDQGCTWYDFRGVSPRRRQEGESSAELEKEDHLQGLNRFKEGFGTRYVEYLGEFDLVYKPIAYWAYTNGKPTAQRWVRKLKGGGK